The Aquidulcibacter paucihalophilus genome has a window encoding:
- a CDS encoding SRPBCC domain-containing protein, translated as MPLVDSIATRPTLQMQRHFAAPRPLVWRAWTTPEVMVLWLGPVEWPAVSATQDLRVGGEWRACLRSPDTGQDLWQGGVYREIVPDERLVFTFKWDESHEDGPPVDTLVTVQLSDATDGGTLMDFTHEGLKSEQSLTGHKHGWTSTFERLEAFLAAGGAS; from the coding sequence ATGCCCCTCGTCGACAGTATCGCCACCCGCCCCACCCTGCAGATGCAGCGTCATTTCGCGGCGCCGCGTCCGTTGGTGTGGCGCGCGTGGACGACGCCCGAGGTCATGGTGCTGTGGCTGGGTCCGGTCGAATGGCCCGCGGTCAGCGCCACCCAGGATCTGCGCGTCGGCGGCGAATGGCGCGCCTGTCTGCGCTCACCCGATACGGGTCAGGACCTCTGGCAGGGCGGTGTCTATCGCGAGATCGTGCCGGATGAACGGCTGGTCTTCACCTTCAAATGGGACGAGTCGCATGAGGACGGCCCGCCTGTGGACACCCTCGTCACCGTCCAGCTCAGCGATGCCACGGACGGCGGCACCCTGATGGATTTCACCCACGAAGGCCTGAAGTCGGAACAGAGCCTGACCGGACACAAACACGGCTGGACCAGCACCTTCGAGCGGCTGGAGGCCTTTCTGGCGGCGGGCGGGGCGTCCTGA
- a CDS encoding pyridoxine 5'-phosphate synthase, with protein sequence MASPVRLGVNIDHVATVRNARGGVHPDPVRAAREALAAGADGITAHLREDRRHITDPDIEALSLLCAEAGRPLNLEMAVTDEMLAIALRHRPHAACLVPERREEVTTEGGLAVAGHEARIAPVARALSDAGIRVSLFIEPTSEQVDAAHAVGAQVVEFHTGRYCHLSGDDRAVEFERLQAAATRAFDLGLEVHAGHGLDYVTAAHMMAIAEVRELNIGHFLIGEALFVGLTTAIHRMRAAMDAAA encoded by the coding sequence ATGGCCTCTCCGGTACGCCTCGGCGTCAATATCGACCACGTCGCCACGGTGCGGAATGCGCGCGGCGGCGTTCACCCCGATCCTGTGCGGGCCGCCCGCGAGGCCCTGGCGGCCGGCGCAGACGGCATCACCGCCCACCTGCGCGAAGACCGGCGCCACATCACCGACCCGGACATCGAGGCCCTCAGCCTGCTGTGCGCCGAGGCCGGACGCCCCCTGAACCTCGAGATGGCCGTCACCGACGAAATGCTGGCCATCGCCCTGCGGCACCGGCCGCACGCGGCCTGCCTGGTGCCGGAGCGGCGCGAGGAGGTCACGACCGAGGGCGGACTGGCCGTCGCGGGGCATGAGGCGCGCATCGCACCGGTGGCCAGGGCGCTTTCCGACGCAGGGATAAGGGTGTCCCTGTTTATCGAGCCGACCTCCGAACAGGTCGACGCCGCCCATGCAGTGGGCGCGCAGGTCGTGGAGTTCCATACCGGCCGCTACTGCCATCTGTCCGGCGATGACCGGGCGGTCGAGTTCGAGCGGCTGCAGGCAGCAGCGACGCGGGCCTTCGATCTGGGCCTGGAAGTCCACGCCGGGCACGGCCTCGACTACGTGACGGCCGCCCACATGATGGCGATCGCCGAGGTCCGGGAGCTGAATATCGGCCACTTCCTGATCGGTGAGGCTCTTTTCGTCGGCCTGACCACGGCCATCCACCGGATGCGGGCCGCCATGGACGCCGCGGCGTGA
- a CDS encoding SRPBCC family protein — protein MAQETDSNPCNTDGVAHQHALVLRRVIDATPEAIWKAWMTPELLKQWFVPKPWSISDIQIDPRPGGVFKCVMHGPDGEVMPNSGIFLAVEPNRRWITTDAFTPAWEPAGPPFMVATVELTPREDGKTDYVATARHWNAETMKQHEAMGFHEGWGTCADQLAELLKTH, from the coding sequence ATGGCCCAAGAAACTGACTCCAACCCCTGCAACACCGACGGCGTCGCCCATCAGCATGCGCTGGTCCTTCGCCGCGTCATCGATGCGACGCCCGAGGCGATCTGGAAGGCGTGGATGACGCCGGAGCTGCTGAAGCAGTGGTTCGTGCCCAAGCCCTGGTCGATCTCGGACATCCAGATCGACCCCCGTCCCGGCGGCGTGTTCAAGTGCGTCATGCACGGGCCGGACGGCGAGGTCATGCCGAACAGCGGGATCTTCCTCGCCGTCGAGCCCAACCGCCGCTGGATCACGACCGACGCCTTCACCCCGGCCTGGGAGCCCGCCGGCCCGCCCTTCATGGTCGCCACGGTCGAGCTAACCCCGCGGGAGGACGGCAAGACCGACTATGTCGCCACGGCGCGTCACTGGAACGCCGAGACGATGAAACAGCACGAGGCCATGGGCTTCCATGAAGGCTGGGGGACCTGCGCCGACCAGCTGGCCGAACTGCTCAAGACCCACTGA
- the rnc gene encoding ribonuclease III, translating into MADRRAEAVQALRRRLGHDFRDPALLDLALTHASVGEGAERDARGRPFADNQRLEFLGDRVLGLLVADRLVRDFPGSDEGEMSSRLHALVDKAACARVAEALGVGDAMRLSPGEAKQGGRRREGVLGDAMEALLAAVWLDGGFDAVRTVFDTAWKDELSAPPQKSLTNPKSALQEWALGLGKPLPAYRIVERKGSDHAPTFTVEASVAGYPPLTAQGRSRQDAEKAAAIGLLQREGVI; encoded by the coding sequence ATGGCTGACCGAAGGGCCGAGGCAGTTCAGGCGCTGCGGCGCCGCCTCGGCCACGACTTCCGGGATCCGGCGTTGCTGGACCTGGCCCTGACGCACGCCAGCGTCGGGGAGGGGGCCGAGCGCGATGCGCGCGGGCGGCCGTTCGCGGACAACCAGCGGCTGGAGTTCCTGGGTGACCGGGTGCTTGGGCTGCTCGTGGCCGACCGGCTGGTCCGCGACTTCCCCGGATCCGATGAGGGCGAGATGTCCTCACGCCTCCACGCCCTGGTCGACAAGGCCGCCTGCGCGCGCGTGGCCGAGGCGCTCGGCGTCGGCGACGCGATGCGGCTGTCACCCGGCGAGGCCAAACAAGGCGGCCGGCGGCGCGAGGGCGTGCTGGGCGATGCGATGGAGGCCCTGCTCGCCGCGGTCTGGCTGGACGGCGGCTTCGATGCGGTCCGGACGGTGTTCGACACGGCGTGGAAGGACGAACTCTCCGCCCCACCGCAAAAATCGCTGACCAATCCGAAATCCGCGCTGCAGGAGTGGGCCCTTGGGCTCGGAAAGCCCCTGCCGGCCTACCGGATCGTCGAACGGAAGGGGTCAGACCACGCCCCGACTTTTACCGTGGAAGCGAGCGTGGCCGGATATCCGCCCTTGACCGCACAAGGCCGTTCGCGTCAGGACGCGGAGAAGGCGGCCGCGATCGGCCTGCTGCAGCGTGAAGGCGTGATTTGA
- the pyrE gene encoding orotate phosphoribosyltransferase encodes MTSDDVLNEFRGAGALREGHFVLSSGLHSPVFLQKNLVFMDTARCARLCKALAEKITAAVGPVDVAISPAVGGIIPGYETARWLGVPSMYVEREGGTFKLRRGFHVEPGQKVVMVEDIVTTGLSSRECIAAIEAAGGTVVAAACIVDRSGGRADVGVPLVALATLDVPAYPADALPPELAALPVEDPGSRRLASKG; translated from the coding sequence ATGACCTCAGACGACGTACTCAACGAATTCCGTGGTGCCGGCGCCCTGCGCGAAGGCCATTTCGTGCTGTCCTCGGGACTGCACAGCCCCGTGTTCCTGCAGAAGAACCTGGTGTTCATGGACACGGCGCGTTGCGCCCGTCTGTGCAAGGCGCTGGCGGAAAAGATCACGGCGGCGGTCGGCCCCGTCGACGTGGCCATCTCGCCGGCCGTGGGCGGCATCATTCCCGGCTATGAGACCGCGCGCTGGCTGGGCGTGCCGTCCATGTATGTCGAGCGGGAGGGCGGCACTTTCAAATTGCGCCGCGGCTTCCATGTCGAGCCCGGGCAGAAGGTCGTGATGGTCGAGGACATCGTCACGACGGGGTTGAGTTCGCGCGAATGTATCGCGGCCATCGAGGCGGCGGGCGGTACGGTCGTGGCGGCGGCGTGTATCGTCGATCGGTCGGGCGGCCGGGCCGATGTCGGCGTGCCGCTGGTGGCGCTGGCGACGCTGGATGTGCCCGCATACCCCGCCGACGCCCTGCCGCCCGAACTGGCCGCCCTGCCGGTTGAGGACCCCGGCAGCCGCCGGCTGGCGAGCAAGGGTTAG
- a CDS encoding serine hydrolase domain-containing protein, whose product MAAIALLVVVVVGLVAWPTVRPGATATAPEPPPPRPPLVVVESLPQLTEQLNRWGGSGQFTGGVLVARGDEVLFRQVHGFANRSLGTPLALNSRFRLASVSKQFTAAAILRLQDDGVLSVDDPVCKWIQPCAAAWVPVRLHHLLGHTSGIPDLMARPGWGVRRVTPATMEELTAESTQYGLQFPPGTKVRYNNAAYNLLGAVVEKASGKPLHVYLRTAFFEPLGMADTGYDDDASDVVVGYANLGGGGPSPQPDHNVSIIVGAGALYSTLDDLLVWQRALHHGHLLSPRSHAMMIADHAPSDTPDERGRPRRDWGYGLFSNSIGQRVSPAFMDRQTFHTGSWSGFRNLVSYQPDADVTVIVLSNNFHQRDAVFLLSQQGMAEALGRPFPTAMTR is encoded by the coding sequence ATGGCTGCCATTGCGCTGCTGGTCGTGGTCGTCGTCGGCCTCGTGGCCTGGCCGACAGTCCGACCCGGGGCGACCGCGACGGCACCCGAGCCGCCTCCGCCGCGGCCTCCGCTCGTGGTGGTCGAGTCCCTGCCGCAGCTGACGGAACAACTGAACCGCTGGGGCGGGTCGGGGCAGTTCACCGGGGGCGTGTTGGTCGCGCGCGGCGACGAGGTGCTGTTCCGGCAGGTCCACGGCTTCGCCAACCGGAGCCTCGGGACACCGCTGGCGCTGAACTCCAGGTTCCGGCTCGCCTCGGTCAGCAAACAGTTCACCGCGGCCGCCATTCTGCGGCTGCAGGATGATGGGGTCCTGTCAGTCGATGATCCGGTCTGCAAATGGATCCAGCCCTGTGCGGCGGCCTGGGTGCCGGTCAGGCTGCATCACCTGCTCGGCCACACCTCAGGCATTCCGGATCTGATGGCGCGGCCCGGCTGGGGCGTTCGACGCGTCACGCCCGCCACCATGGAAGAACTGACGGCTGAATCCACCCAGTACGGGCTCCAGTTCCCGCCGGGGACCAAGGTCCGGTACAACAACGCCGCCTACAACCTGCTCGGCGCCGTGGTCGAAAAGGCCAGCGGGAAGCCGCTGCACGTCTATCTGCGAACCGCCTTCTTCGAGCCGCTCGGCATGGCGGACACCGGCTATGACGACGACGCCTCGGACGTGGTCGTGGGCTACGCCAACCTCGGCGGCGGCGGTCCGTCGCCGCAGCCGGATCACAATGTCAGCATCATTGTCGGGGCAGGGGCGTTGTATTCCACGCTCGACGATCTGCTGGTCTGGCAGCGGGCGCTGCATCACGGTCATCTGCTCAGCCCGCGCAGCCATGCGATGATGATCGCCGACCATGCGCCGTCCGACACGCCGGATGAGCGCGGCCGGCCGAGACGCGACTGGGGCTATGGCCTGTTCAGCAACAGCATCGGCCAGCGGGTCTCGCCGGCGTTCATGGACCGCCAGACCTTCCACACCGGCAGCTGGTCGGGGTTCCGCAATCTGGTGAGCTACCAACCGGACGCGGACGTGACGGTGATCGTCCTGTCGAACAATTTCCACCAGCGGGACGCGGTCTTCCTGCTGTCCCAGCAGGGGATGGCAGAAGCCCTCGGGCGGCCGTTCCCGACGGCGATGACGCGCTAG
- a CDS encoding metalloregulator ArsR/SmtB family transcription factor, with product MPTDPLSAKFAALADPTRRAILARLCEGEASVNDLAAPFDMSLPAVSKHLKVLEKAGLISRGREAQWRPARLEPMGMKGIAEWLEHYRRYWDASFDRLDAYLKKIQKGDPDGPRN from the coding sequence ATGCCCACCGACCCCCTCTCCGCCAAATTCGCCGCCCTGGCCGACCCGACCCGTCGGGCCATCCTGGCCCGGCTGTGCGAGGGGGAGGCCAGCGTGAATGACCTCGCCGCCCCGTTCGACATGAGCCTTCCTGCCGTCTCGAAACACCTGAAGGTGCTGGAGAAGGCCGGACTGATCAGCCGCGGCCGCGAGGCCCAGTGGCGCCCTGCCCGCCTTGAACCCATGGGGATGAAGGGTATCGCCGAGTGGCTGGAACACTACCGCCGCTACTGGGACGCCAGCTTCGACCGTCTCGACGCCTATTTGAAGAAAATCCAGAAAGGGGACCCCGATGGCCCAAGAAACTGA
- the lepB gene encoding signal peptidase I: MEIFKTIFFALLIALVLRVVLFQPFTIPSASMEPNLYEGDYIVVSKWSYGYSKHSIPFSPPVFNGRIMLPGVSQEPRRGDIVVFKLPRDNETDYIKRLIGLPGDRIQMIDNVLFINGTAVRDVEMSRQDVQNLYGTQTVIQMRETLPEGREINIQDWGPGNISDNTPVFEVPAGHYFMIGDNRDNSQDSRYDESVGVGYVPAENLIGKAEIILFSWKPGASLWNPVSWFSKVQPSRFFTVLD; encoded by the coding sequence ATGGAGATCTTCAAGACGATCTTCTTCGCCCTGCTGATCGCCCTGGTGCTGCGTGTCGTGCTGTTCCAGCCCTTCACCATTCCGTCGGCCTCGATGGAGCCGAACCTCTATGAGGGCGACTACATCGTCGTGTCGAAGTGGAGCTACGGCTATTCGAAGCACTCGATCCCGTTCAGCCCCCCGGTCTTCAACGGCCGCATCATGCTGCCGGGCGTCAGCCAGGAGCCCCGCCGCGGCGACATCGTCGTGTTCAAACTGCCGCGCGACAATGAGACGGACTACATCAAGCGCCTGATCGGCCTGCCGGGCGACCGCATCCAGATGATCGACAATGTGCTGTTCATCAACGGCACGGCGGTCCGTGACGTCGAGATGAGCCGCCAGGACGTCCAGAACCTGTACGGAACCCAGACCGTCATCCAGATGCGCGAGACGCTGCCGGAAGGCCGTGAGATCAACATCCAGGACTGGGGTCCGGGCAATATCTCCGACAACACCCCGGTGTTCGAGGTTCCCGCCGGCCACTACTTCATGATCGGTGACAACCGCGACAACTCGCAGGACAGCCGCTACGACGAGTCCGTCGGCGTGGGTTATGTCCCGGCGGAAAACCTGATCGGCAAGGCCGAGATCATCCTGTTCTCGTGGAAGCCAGGCGCCTCGCTGTGGAACCCCGTCAGCTGGTTCTCGAAGGTCCAGCCGAGCCGGTTCTTCACCGTTCTCGACTGA
- the era gene encoding GTPase Era, which yields MTDTENQRAGFAAIIGAPNAGKSTLVNRLTGTKVSIVTQKVQTTRFPVRGIAIEGNAQIVLVDTPGIFTPRRRLDRAMVASAWGGASDADVVVHLIDAASHIASEGKEGQAADRRSAEDTETIIANLKASGTQVILALNKIDGMRRDTLLALSHAMFETGVYSEVYMISALSGDGVDDLKQRLARSMPAGHWLYPEDQSADVPMRVLAAEITREKVYLRVHEELPYSAAVETTAFEDKADGSARIEQIIYVERESQRPIVLGKGGQTLKWIGQKSREELTELLDRPVHLFITVKVDPKWQDSRALYAQFGLDFDV from the coding sequence TTGACCGATACAGAAAACCAGCGGGCCGGCTTTGCCGCCATCATCGGCGCGCCCAATGCGGGCAAGTCCACGCTGGTCAACCGGCTGACCGGAACCAAGGTCTCGATCGTCACGCAAAAGGTCCAGACGACCCGCTTCCCGGTGCGCGGCATCGCCATCGAGGGGAATGCCCAGATCGTGCTGGTCGACACGCCCGGGATCTTCACCCCGCGCCGCCGTCTGGACCGGGCCATGGTCGCCTCGGCCTGGGGCGGGGCTTCGGACGCGGATGTGGTCGTCCACCTGATCGACGCCGCCTCGCACATCGCCTCGGAAGGCAAGGAAGGCCAGGCGGCCGACCGACGCTCGGCCGAGGACACCGAGACCATCATCGCCAATCTGAAGGCGTCCGGGACCCAGGTCATCCTGGCCCTGAACAAGATCGACGGCATGCGCCGCGACACCCTGCTGGCGCTGTCGCATGCGATGTTCGAAACCGGCGTCTACTCCGAGGTCTATATGATCTCAGCCCTCAGCGGCGACGGCGTGGATGACCTCAAGCAGCGGCTGGCGCGGTCGATGCCGGCGGGCCACTGGCTCTATCCGGAGGACCAGTCGGCCGATGTCCCGATGCGGGTGCTGGCGGCCGAGATCACGCGCGAAAAGGTCTATCTGCGCGTCCACGAGGAACTGCCCTATTCGGCGGCGGTGGAGACCACGGCCTTTGAGGACAAGGCCGATGGCTCGGCCCGGATCGAACAGATCATCTATGTCGAGCGGGAGAGCCAGCGGCCGATCGTGCTGGGCAAGGGCGGCCAGACCCTGAAATGGATCGGCCAGAAGTCGCGCGAGGAACTGACTGAACTGCTGGACCGGCCCGTACACCTGTTCATCACGGTCAAGGTCGATCCGAAATGGCAGGACAGCCGCGCGCTCTACGCCCAGTTCGGGCTGGATTTCGACGTCTAG
- a CDS encoding DoxX family protein yields the protein MKTAPSVWTGRVLSGLFVLFMLAASIAPKFLMADMVAEQSMTPLGWPAKYLLLIGLIELACVVLYVIPRTSLFGAVLMTGLLGGAIATNLRVENPLFSHTLFGVYLGLFMWGGLWLRNASLRAVFPFRRGKP from the coding sequence GTGAAGACCGCGCCCTCCGTGTGGACGGGGCGGGTCCTGAGCGGCCTGTTCGTCCTGTTCATGCTCGCGGCTTCGATCGCGCCCAAATTCCTCATGGCCGACATGGTCGCCGAGCAGAGCATGACCCCGCTCGGCTGGCCGGCGAAATACCTGCTGCTGATCGGCCTGATCGAGCTGGCCTGCGTGGTCCTCTACGTCATCCCGCGCACCAGCCTGTTCGGCGCGGTGCTGATGACCGGCCTGCTCGGCGGGGCCATCGCGACCAATCTCCGTGTCGAGAACCCCCTGTTCAGCCACACCCTGTTCGGCGTCTATCTCGGTCTGTTCATGTGGGGCGGCCTGTGGCTCCGGAACGCCTCGCTGCGGGCGGTCTTCCCGTTCCGGCGTGGAAAGCCCTGA
- the acpS gene encoding holo-ACP synthase: MIIGVGADLCDIRRIQTSLDRFGERFKQRCFTDIERARSDRKPDPAWSYAKRFAAKEACAKALGTGMRADVYWRDMGVVNMRSGQPTLALTGHAAEHLSRLTPKGHEARIHLTLSDEHPYALAFVVIEALPIS, encoded by the coding sequence GTGATCATCGGGGTCGGCGCGGACCTGTGCGATATTCGCCGGATCCAGACCTCGCTGGACCGCTTTGGAGAACGGTTCAAACAACGCTGTTTCACGGACATCGAGCGCGCCCGGTCGGACCGGAAGCCTGATCCCGCCTGGAGCTACGCCAAACGGTTCGCGGCCAAGGAGGCCTGCGCCAAGGCGCTGGGCACGGGCATGCGGGCAGACGTCTACTGGCGCGACATGGGGGTGGTGAACATGCGCTCCGGCCAGCCCACCCTGGCCCTCACCGGGCACGCCGCCGAACACCTGTCCAGGCTGACGCCAAAGGGTCACGAAGCCCGGATACACCTGACCCTCAGTGACGAGCACCCCTATGCACTCGCCTTCGTGGTGATCGAAGCCTTGCCGATATCTTAA
- a CDS encoding LOG family protein: MASASYRLAALDPDFILSDSMRGVRFFMEYAKAEEALRTWGVRSTIVVFGSARIGEDGAGQHARWYAEARAFGRLASERGGALRDTPGQPRDNVIATGGGPGVMGAANRGAHDVGAPSIGFNITLPHEQEPNGWSTPELTFRFHYFAMRKMHFAMRANALVVFPGGFGTFDELFEILTLRQTGKSPAIPIVLFDEAWWRSVINFDVLIEHGMIAADDFRLFRFAEDADAIWRTLLDCGLKPGESLE, encoded by the coding sequence ATGGCCTCGGCCTCTTACCGCCTTGCGGCCCTCGATCCGGACTTCATCCTCAGCGATTCCATGCGCGGCGTGCGCTTTTTCATGGAATACGCCAAGGCTGAGGAGGCCCTGCGGACCTGGGGCGTGAGATCGACCATCGTGGTCTTCGGCAGCGCCCGGATCGGTGAGGACGGGGCCGGCCAGCACGCGCGCTGGTACGCTGAAGCCCGCGCGTTCGGGCGGCTGGCCTCCGAGCGGGGTGGCGCGCTTCGGGATACGCCTGGCCAGCCGAGAGACAATGTCATCGCCACCGGGGGCGGCCCCGGCGTGATGGGTGCCGCCAACCGCGGGGCGCACGACGTCGGCGCGCCGTCGATCGGCTTTAACATCACCCTGCCGCACGAGCAGGAACCCAACGGCTGGTCCACGCCCGAGCTGACCTTCCGCTTTCACTATTTCGCCATGCGCAAGATGCATTTCGCGATGCGGGCCAATGCGCTGGTGGTCTTTCCGGGCGGCTTCGGCACGTTCGACGAACTGTTCGAGATCCTGACCCTGCGCCAGACCGGGAAGTCGCCGGCGATCCCCATCGTCCTCTTCGACGAGGCCTGGTGGCGCTCGGTGATCAATTTCGACGTCCTGATCGAGCACGGGATGATCGCCGCCGACGATTTCCGCCTGTTCCGTTTTGCCGAGGACGCCGACGCAATCTGGCGAACCCTGCTGGATTGCGGCCTGAAGCCAGGCGAAAGCCTGGAATGA
- a CDS encoding VOC family protein: MKIVTSLSFRGECREAFEFYAKVLGGEIIAAMRYGDAPPEMPIGPEYSDWLMHCWLQVGDQALMGSDSPPEYAPPLDQLKNGFDVTLHTEDAAEARRWYDALVEGGQPTMPFSATFWSPGFGGLIDKFGVPWMVNTTPAVTCEADQ; encoded by the coding sequence ATGAAGATCGTGACCAGTCTCAGCTTCCGCGGCGAATGCCGTGAAGCGTTCGAGTTCTACGCAAAGGTGCTGGGCGGGGAGATCATCGCCGCCATGCGTTACGGCGACGCCCCGCCGGAAATGCCGATCGGCCCTGAATACAGCGACTGGCTGATGCACTGCTGGCTGCAGGTCGGCGACCAGGCCCTGATGGGCTCGGATTCGCCGCCCGAATACGCCCCGCCCCTCGACCAGCTCAAGAACGGCTTCGACGTCACCCTGCACACCGAAGACGCCGCCGAGGCCCGGCGCTGGTACGATGCCCTTGTCGAGGGCGGCCAGCCGACCATGCCGTTCTCCGCCACCTTCTGGTCGCCCGGTTTCGGCGGGCTGATCGACAAGTTCGGCGTGCCGTGGATGGTCAACACCACGCCGGCCGTGACCTGTGAGGCGGACCAGTGA
- a CDS encoding bifunctional (p)ppGpp synthetase/guanosine-3',5'-bis(diphosphate) 3'-pyrophosphohydrolase — protein sequence MKMHGSQMRASGDPYFAHPIQVAGILTDYRLDTATIVTALLHDVVEDTSATRDDIAERFGEEVASLVEGVTKLSRLELQAEHTRQAENLRKFILAISKDVRVLLVKLADRLHNMRTLKHVKPEKRERISRETLEVYAPLGRSIGIHSIASELEELAFEHLNPTARTAIERRLEALKLEHGRAIDGVSREVERVLEEAGVRAKVFGRQKTPYSIWRKLQRKSVGFSSLSDIYGFRVIVEAEDDCYRALGVIHRAWPMVPERFKDFISTPKSNNYRSLHTTVVGPSGLRIEMQIRTEPMDRVAEDGVAAHWAYKNKSYGFDKEAMEQDGGRDPLQNLRHLVQVIEHGEGGEDWVEHAKLEMYLEQVFVFTPKGSLITLPRGGMPLDFAYAVHTEVGDTAVGVKINGELKPMRTQLQNGDVVEIVRGAKREIPVDWRSLTITGRARSAIRRHIRTSERGEFQKLGRATLDQTLSRAGKSLAEVSLKAMLETFAFASEEDLYEAIGRGRVSAAKVGETLFPALKGRLKAGPDRKRIGDEQARLFVRGGGLTPGISVHFGHCCSPVPGDRIVGILEPEAGLTVHTIDCQKLADYADDDSVWQDLQWTPQAEQGAVASARIRATIKNAPGVLGQVATIIGEAGGNILNLVMSHRQQDFFDVDIDMEVEDAKHATAIMAALRTNPSVDTVERARG from the coding sequence ATGAAGATGCACGGCTCGCAGATGCGGGCCTCGGGCGATCCCTATTTCGCGCATCCGATCCAGGTCGCCGGCATCCTGACCGACTACCGGCTCGATACCGCCACCATCGTCACCGCCCTGCTGCACGATGTGGTCGAGGACACCTCGGCCACCCGCGACGACATCGCCGAACGCTTCGGCGAGGAGGTGGCCTCGCTGGTCGAGGGGGTCACCAAGCTGTCGCGGCTGGAGCTTCAGGCCGAGCACACGCGCCAGGCCGAGAACCTGCGCAAATTCATCCTCGCCATCTCGAAGGACGTGCGCGTCCTGCTGGTGAAGCTGGCCGACCGTCTGCACAACATGCGGACGCTGAAGCATGTGAAGCCCGAGAAGCGCGAGCGCATCAGCCGCGAAACGCTTGAGGTCTATGCGCCACTGGGCCGGTCGATCGGCATCCATTCGATCGCGTCCGAACTGGAAGAGCTCGCGTTCGAGCACCTGAACCCGACCGCCCGCACCGCCATTGAGCGGCGGCTGGAGGCGCTGAAACTGGAACACGGACGCGCCATCGACGGGGTCTCCCGCGAGGTCGAACGCGTGCTGGAGGAGGCCGGGGTCCGGGCCAAGGTGTTCGGCCGGCAGAAGACGCCCTATTCGATCTGGCGAAAGCTGCAGCGCAAGTCGGTGGGTTTCTCGTCCCTGTCCGACATCTACGGCTTCCGGGTCATCGTCGAGGCCGAGGACGACTGCTACCGCGCGCTCGGGGTGATCCACCGCGCCTGGCCGATGGTGCCCGAGCGGTTCAAGGACTTCATCTCCACGCCCAAGTCGAACAACTACCGTTCGCTGCACACGACCGTGGTCGGGCCGTCGGGGCTGCGAATCGAGATGCAGATCCGCACCGAGCCGATGGACCGGGTCGCCGAGGACGGGGTGGCGGCGCACTGGGCCTACAAGAACAAATCCTATGGCTTCGACAAGGAGGCCATGGAGCAGGACGGTGGACGCGACCCGCTGCAGAACCTGCGGCATCTGGTGCAGGTCATCGAACACGGCGAGGGCGGCGAGGACTGGGTCGAGCACGCCAAGCTGGAGATGTATCTCGAGCAGGTCTTCGTGTTCACGCCCAAGGGCTCGCTGATCACCCTGCCGCGCGGCGGCATGCCGCTGGACTTCGCCTATGCCGTCCACACCGAGGTCGGGGACACGGCGGTCGGGGTCAAGATCAATGGCGAACTCAAGCCGATGCGGACCCAGCTGCAGAACGGCGACGTGGTCGAGATCGTGCGCGGTGCCAAGCGGGAGATTCCCGTCGACTGGCGCTCCCTGACCATCACGGGCCGGGCGCGGTCGGCGATCCGTCGGCACATCCGGACCTCTGAGCGCGGTGAGTTCCAGAAGCTGGGCCGGGCCACGCTCGACCAGACCCTGTCGCGTGCGGGCAAGTCCCTGGCCGAGGTGTCGCTGAAGGCGATGCTGGAAACCTTCGCCTTCGCTTCGGAGGAAGACCTGTACGAGGCCATCGGCCGCGGTCGGGTGTCGGCGGCCAAGGTCGGCGAGACCCTGTTCCCGGCGCTGAAGGGGCGGCTGAAGGCCGGCCCGGACCGCAAACGCATCGGCGATGAGCAGGCGCGGCTGTTTGTGCGCGGCGGCGGATTGACGCCGGGCATCAGCGTCCATTTTGGCCACTGCTGTTCGCCCGTGCCCGGCGACCGGATCGTCGGCATCCTGGAGCCCGAGGCCGGGCTGACGGTTCACACCATCGACTGTCAGAAGCTGGCCGACTACGCCGACGACGATTCCGTCTGGCAGGACCTGCAATGGACGCCGCAGGCGGAGCAGGGGGCTGTGGCGTCCGCGCGCATCCGCGCCACGATCAAGAACGCCCCTGGTGTCCTGGGGCAGGTCGCCACCATCATCGGTGAGGCCGGCGGCAATATCCTGAATCTGGTCATGAGCCACCGGCAGCAGGACTTCTTCGATGTCGACATCGACATGGAGGTCGAGGACGCCAAACACGCCACGGCCATCATGGCCGCCCTGCGGACCAATCCCTCGGTGGATACGGTCGAGCGGGCGAGGGGGTGA